The proteins below come from a single Chryseobacterium capnotolerans genomic window:
- a CDS encoding SixA phosphatase family protein → MSKLIISGLTSVIVFFTSCEKVFSQESQLAVTKNRVENTVHRTENPLGIPLPSEISSTETVCILLRHAEKENFGTDPNLASAGKLRAEELKRLLVNVHIDNIYTTPYNRTRQTAGPLAESKGITVKEYIPAATIAATQLFINTILAQNQGKVVVIVGHSNTISDMVKVLSNNTLNVTISETQFDNIFITKNSAMAGSEFAVQKKYGQITP, encoded by the coding sequence ATGAGTAAACTAATTATTTCAGGTTTGACATCTGTTATTGTCTTTTTCACAAGTTGTGAAAAAGTTTTCAGCCAGGAAAGCCAACTTGCAGTCACTAAAAACCGCGTTGAGAATACAGTCCACCGTACTGAAAATCCATTGGGGATTCCTCTTCCGTCAGAAATCAGCAGCACAGAAACGGTTTGCATTCTGTTGAGGCATGCGGAAAAAGAAAATTTTGGAACTGATCCTAACCTTGCCAGTGCCGGTAAGCTGAGGGCAGAAGAATTAAAACGTTTATTGGTAAACGTTCATATAGATAATATTTATACAACCCCATACAACCGTACAAGGCAAACAGCCGGCCCACTGGCGGAGAGCAAAGGAATTACGGTTAAAGAATATATACCTGCTGCTACGATTGCTGCTACTCAATTATTTATTAATACCATTCTTGCTCAAAATCAGGGAAAAGTGGTAGTTATTGTTGGTCATTCTAATACCATTTCCGATATGGTAAAGGTATTGAGTAATAATACATTGAATGTTACGATTAGCGAGACACAGTTTGATAATATATTTATTACAAAAAACTCTGCTATGGCGGGATCTGAGTTTGCCGTTCAAAAAAAATATGGGCAGATCACACCTTGA
- a CDS encoding efflux transporter outer membrane subunit — protein MKRLKNIILTFAIALGSVSCVSKLAYTEPDLPLPEKFQYTATADTASIANLEWKQFFSDPILQGLIEKGIKNNYDLQIALKQVASSQEKLKQAKYMQYPDVGFGVSAQISKPSKNSMNGQSLNLFLGSSHVEDYNAAFNLSWEADIWGKIKNQQEVSRMQYLQTYEGSKAIQTQVVAAIAQGYYNLLMLDKQLTIAKSNLELTSNTLLITQKMWESGDTTSLGVQQATAQKQATELLISQLEQNIAIQENALSILVGETPNKVNRTLEMSDTSLPQNITAGLPAAMVSRRPDVRQQELVLLESNAMVGIAQANMYPALKITANGGVNSFKFDNWFQIPASLFGSVLGGLTQPIFQKRQLKTDFEVAKIQREKNVLAFRQSVLNAVGEISDALVSNENLKVQEQKAAEQSNTLKDGIKSAQLLYRGGSTNYLEVITAQGNSLQAELNLASIKRQRLSSIVDLYRALGGGWK, from the coding sequence ATGAAAAGACTAAAAAATATTATATTAACATTCGCCATAGCTTTAGGATCTGTTTCGTGTGTGTCAAAACTGGCATATACGGAGCCGGACCTTCCGCTGCCGGAAAAATTCCAGTACACAGCTACTGCTGATACGGCCAGTATCGCCAACCTGGAATGGAAACAATTTTTCAGCGATCCTATTTTACAAGGATTAATTGAAAAAGGAATTAAAAACAACTATGATCTTCAAATTGCATTAAAGCAAGTAGCTTCTTCACAGGAGAAACTAAAACAGGCAAAATATATGCAATATCCGGATGTTGGATTTGGGGTATCTGCGCAAATTTCAAAACCATCTAAAAACAGCATGAACGGACAGAGTCTAAATTTGTTTTTAGGATCAAGTCATGTTGAAGATTACAATGCAGCTTTCAATTTATCATGGGAAGCTGATATCTGGGGAAAGATCAAAAATCAACAGGAAGTTTCCAGAATGCAGTATTTGCAGACATATGAAGGTTCGAAAGCGATTCAGACTCAGGTTGTAGCAGCTATTGCACAAGGATATTACAATCTGTTGATGCTGGATAAACAATTAACCATTGCAAAGTCTAATCTGGAATTAACCAGCAATACTTTATTAATCACACAAAAGATGTGGGAAAGTGGTGATACAACTTCATTGGGGGTTCAACAAGCCACTGCCCAAAAGCAGGCAACAGAGCTTCTGATCTCACAATTGGAACAGAATATTGCTATTCAGGAAAATGCTTTAAGCATTCTGGTAGGAGAAACTCCCAATAAAGTAAACAGAACTCTTGAGATGTCTGACACTTCTTTACCACAGAACATTACAGCAGGTCTTCCGGCAGCTATGGTAAGCCGCAGACCGGATGTGCGTCAACAAGAACTGGTTTTACTGGAATCTAATGCTATGGTAGGAATTGCCCAGGCCAATATGTATCCAGCTTTAAAAATTACAGCCAACGGAGGAGTCAATTCATTCAAATTTGATAACTGGTTTCAGATTCCGGCCTCATTATTTGGATCTGTACTAGGAGGACTTACCCAGCCGATTTTCCAGAAAAGACAATTGAAAACAGATTTTGAGGTGGCTAAAATTCAGAGAGAGAAAAATGTATTGGCATTCAGACAATCTGTGTTGAACGCAGTAGGTGAAATTTCTGATGCGTTGGTTTCCAATGAAAACCTAAAAGTTCAGGAGCAAAAAGCAGCAGAGCAATCCAATACATTAAAAGATGGGATTAAAAGTGCACAACTTCTTTACAGAGGAGGCTCAACGAATTATCTAGAAGTGATTACCGCACAGGGAAATTCACTTCAGGCCGAGTTGAACCTTGCTTCCATTAAAAGACAGAGATTAAGCAGCATTGTAGATTTGTACAGAGCGCTGGGCGGCGGTTGGAAGTAG